CTAGGTATATTCACATGGCACATATTTCTTTAGGCTGCTGAAGGACCTATGGTGGAAGAGCCACCGGCAAGAAGGAGCATAAAGAGAAGAACATATCAAACAATAGGCACAATATAATGGTCCACCTTATCATGAGCATCCTGTGACCACTCCTTAAAACCCCTCAATCAGATGATTCCAATGTCCTTTATCAATCATATTAGTTCTTAATGTGCTAGACCTATTGAAACGTATGTTGCCTCATATTACTGGGAATATATGTGTGAACAAAAGCATGAAACATACAAATTGTAAGAAGTTGTACATACCCAGGTTTCGAACGCATGCATTGCCAAAAGAGCTTGAATGGACCTGGAACTGTCTTGAAAGGATTCCCCTCAAAGCAAGCCTGCAACAGAAATTAGAAAACCAGTTCAACATAGAAATGGACAAAATTTTCAGAATTAACAATTGCATCATTTTCCCTAATATGATCAACATAATGAGGCATAGAGCAAAATTCTTCAGCATTCTTGGGAAACATTCATTACGTAGCAGACGCAGATAACCAATGAAAACTCTTTACTGAATATCCTAGACAGGATGAGTTCAACATAAAGATGGCCAAGAATTTCAGAATTAACAATATCATCATTTGCTATAATATAATCAACACATTGAGGCACAGAGCAAAATTCTTCAGCATTCTTGGGAAACATTCATTACATAGCAGACGCTGATAACTGATGAAAACTCTTTACTGAAAATCCCAGACAGGATGAAAATTTTGGACCCTGGCAGGTTCAGTGTGAGTGGAACCAGCATGCTAGTTGAAATTAGGGGCAATTCCATACTGAAAATTCGTCCATTTCTACTTGTGATTAAATGGGTTCATGGCCTCCCCGAGGTTTCTTATTCACCTAGCAGTGTATGTTGTTATAATTTGCCTATTAGTTCCCACTTTTCTTATTCACCTAGTAGTGTATGTTGTTATAATTTGCCTATTAGTTCCCACTTTTCTTATTCACCTAGGAGTATAGACCAGTAATATGGCCAATAAGTGCAAATGAACCAATTTGAGTTTATTTCTGTACTTGATCAATACTGAGGATCTAATGTTCAGACATTTGGCCCCCTCACTATTTCGATGAAGCTCCGCCATTGGTTTTTGGGTTAATTACTGAGGCTTATTTCATCCTGGGTAAGCATAAGAATCTGATTGCCATCTAGGCCGTTCCTAAACATGGTTTTGGGATCAAACATGGAAATACCACCTGCAGCCTGAAAGCAACAACAATCGCAGCAATGGCGCAATGCACATGCAGGATCATGGTGGCTGGTGGGCAGAGAACATCATGCAATCTTGTTATGTAACACGAAGAGAAGACATTCAGTTAGGTAAACACTGAAATAATTGTAAGTAAGAAAGGCTAGTAATGCCAAAACAACTATGTTTAACGATGCAATTACAGCCAATTTCACTATCAAGCGCCTTCAAGATCCAAATTTAGTACTAGCAAACAGGCATAGCGACAAGAGGTTCTCCACAAAACTATCATCCGGGTAGCTCTGAGCTCCGCAATTTCCATTACACATTCATCACCACTCATTCATCGGTAGGAAGATAATAAGAGATCAATCAGGTCGTGAGCTGTGGTTGGATTAGGGTTGAGAGGGGGTGGAACCTGGACGACGTCCTCGGCGCGGTCGTTGCAGCGGTGCGCCTTGGGCTCCCGCTTGTCCCCCTCCGGCAAGCCCCATGGGCTCTCCCTCCTCGGCACCGGCCTCCCCTCGCTCATCCTCCTCCAACCACCTCCCTCCTCACTGCAAAGAAGATCGAAATGGCTCAAATTCGCAAAGCAAGAGGCATTCCCATGAAACCCCAGATCATCGCGACGCGTCCGAGGGAGAGATCGGAGGAGGCTGACTCACCTAGCAACCACCCTACCTCTTCCGCGCCGCGTGCGATCCCAAGAcgagacggcggccggcggcggcggctggttgCCCTCCACTGGTCGGAGTCCAAGCGGAAGCGACGGGTAGACGAAGAGGCCGAGGGGAGAAAATCCGGCCCAACTTTTTTTGTTCGGTGCCGCCTCAGATGCCCAATAAGGCCCAACATTTTCGGCCCATAACGAGTTGGGCTTGGAATTACCAGTCCAACCTTACAATGACAGATGGGGCCCACCTGCAGCGAAGAGCGAGCGTTTAAGCATGCGCCAAACAGAGCTAAATCGAGCATCTCCCAAGACTCTGTCAAACAACATGAAAGAACTGCTACtagtctactccctccgttaaaaaaaaaaaaagacaaactctgattttcgtgtccaacgttttactgtccgtcttatatgaaaatttttaataattagtatttttattgttgttagatgataaaacatgattaatactttatgcgtgacttgtctttttaatttttttcataatttttttaaataagacgaatggtcaaacgttggatacggaaacccagagtttgtctttttttgggacggagggagtactagttatATAAGCAATCCTTAATGAAGAAAACTTCATTTACTAAATATTTTCTGGGTATCTAGCATTGTGTACACTGATTAGACGTGCAAACAAAAATACGGAGTACAAAACTAGTTGTAGTTAGACATGAACTGATCCTCTGCATTTGGCAAATCTTAAGTAGCACAGTTAATTGTGTCATAGTCTATTGGTGAAAAAAACAAGTGGTTGTAATCTGTTAATTGTGTCATCAGTATTAACTCGAGCCGGAACAGTCATAATCTGGCACCAGAAAGAAACAAGTCGTACTCTTAAATGTCCTTTTTGTGAATGTTTTCTGACTGAAATTTGAGTTCATTAAGTTCCATAATCAAGAACCCCTCAATGTTGACAGATTATAAACATGCATGCACACAGCTACTGCAGCTGGAACAAATTGACAAGTTTGTTTTTGCTCGTTATTTGCAGCCTTGCTGCTTAACCAAAAAGAGTATATTTTTCCTCTTTATTTTTTCAATCACAAAGAGGTAACTTTCCTTGACACCACTGGAAACTGGAAAGAGAAGGAATGGAACAAATACAGGCTGTTCAATGATCAAGAACATTCCAAAACTGGTAAGAAATGGTAGTTTTACAAGGAGATATATCAAAACTGTTAGCATCAAGATAATGACAAGCAAGTTGCTTGCAAAAATGTCAAAATTAACTTGAAGCTATGAATACAATATTATGACAGGGTTCTTCCAGGCAGTCCATCTATCTAATTGATGATCTCGAAAAAAAGAACTTCAGGTTGGAGCCTGCAGTCTCTGAAGCGTTCAAGCAACTGCTCCCATGAATCTTCTGCCTGTACACAATTAACAGCTCAGAATCAGAGAGCAGATCAGAATCAAGAAGCCTACATGGCTGCTGCAGAGGCCATGAGCAAGTTATCTACCTCAATAGTCTCAGCATCAGAGATGAGCCACTTATCCTGGTCGCGAGCAAAGCAGAAGTACCGCCCATTGGCATAGGAGATCTGCAGAGTTTTGGATAATATGGAATAAATAACCTCGGCGTATGAAAAGGTAATATATTTGCTAGGCACGGTTATGTTGAAGTTAGCAGGCAGGTTAAGGAGCATCGAACAAACCatgcgaaaaaaaaaactgaagtaaAACTCAATAGAGCAAGGGAATAAATTTTAAGGGTAGTCTGATGTAAGTTTTGCACCACTGCATAAGATTTCTAGTGgtgatattttagaataaagCAAATGAAAAATATATCAAGACAACTGGAGAGTAACAGAGATCAAAAGAAGTCCAATAAAGATTACCCGGCCATGGTGCTTCATTTTAATGCTCAATCGATGAAACATGGTGATAAAAAGTTCACAGAGATACTCAGGATCCTCTCTATTATTCACCAGTATTGCTTACACAGACTAGGTACTCAAATTATTGCTCCAATACTTGTCTTGAAACTTTCAGTCTTCGAGATCAGTATGGTTTGAGGACAAATAATTTCACTGACAGGACCATTGGTAACTTGCAAATATTCCCCAAAATACTATACGACCAACTCAGATATGAATATTATGAATCATAGCTTGAACCCATTATCCACTGTAGCCTAACCGATTTCAATCTGGTAAAGGCCAATATAAGCTTGGTCCTTTTAATTCTAGTAAAACCTCTTGTCATGCTAACACCATCTCTTTCTTAAGACAAGTAGTACATGTAATGTCCCTGTGACCTCTTTCACCTCATGAGTATAatccatatattttgtgatattAAGACACAATACCAACCCAGGAACACAATGACACATAGAACTCTCAGGACAATGCATATCAACCAACACCGTATCGCTCATTGTTTTCCCCTCCTTTTCGGATTTCCTTATCATGGCAATCAAGGATAACATTACTTTTCTGTTATATCAACAATTTAATTCATGAAAAAGTCAAAGGTTTTCTTTGCACATACCATTGAGGCCAGAGAATATTTTGCCGAGGAGTGAACACCCTTGCAGAGAAGTTTGATATCAATGGGATGTGCAATGCCAACTAGAACTTCAGATAGCTGAACCTGGTTTTCACAATCACCAAACCAGTATAAACCTGCAGCATAATGGCAAAAAGGGAACACCAAACAAACATTTTGATGTTAACTTTAGGAAACCAAAAGGATAAAAGAACATAGCAAAAAGCCTCCTTCCTAACCAGCATAATAACAAACCGTATCAAACTTAATAGAAGTCAACCTTAAAGTTTCAGGATATGTTTGAGTTACAACAAGTGGTTGTCATGTATATCTCCAATAACATGTTTTTTTAGGAACAACCAATATCATGTTCTGTAATTCTGTTTAGGCAGGAAAAAGAGAGCAAATATTAAATTGCAGTTTACTATTGTAGACAAGGACCTTTACCTATTGTAAAGATATGTGGTGTGTTTGAAGGAGAAACATCAACGTTCTTCGGACTTCCACAATGCTTGCAATTGTCCCCAAAGCACAACTGTTCATCATAGAGAACCGGAAGCTCTGCAAAGGATTCGATCTGCAAAAAGTTATCAATAACTATTTGCTACTCTTgcatataatataaaattttagcTACACAGGAAATCTGATGTGACACACCTTTGTTGTTTGAGGTGAACTGGCATCAAGTCTACAGAAAATCGTAGTATGTTCTTTCTCACCAAAACACTTCCCACACCTGCAGCTCATTTGCACATGGAACTTAATCCCGAACAGATCGTGTGTTCGGCATATGCAATCTCCGCAGCTGACAGGACTTACTTCACGTTCCTCAATCTCACTGTTGAAATCAAAATGCAGAGGAGTTTCTGACATATGCAGTGCTTGAAGAATCGTTGCCACAACCTCAGAAGCAATTCTTTTCCAGCCTGCAACTGAAATTGATTCACCAGGTTTAACCTTGTGAAGGCAGAAAAATATACATGAAGGATAAAGTTCTGAAGCAGAATAAAGATCATGGTAGCCTCCGACCGATTAGTTCGGCACTTTACATGTTAATCAGGAAAAACAGCAACGAATTGATTAACAGAGCTTGCCAACTAAAGAACATTGCACTCGTATATCTAAGTTTGTTCATTCCAGTGCATATGGAAGTGTGGAACAATGACAATGCAAAGAAACCCACATACCTTCTGAAACATGTTATCATTTGCAATTTTACAGAGATTAACCTTCAGAGAGGTCAGTAAAACATCCACTCCGTTGTGTCATTATTCTCCCAAGCAAAGAAGATTCCATAGAATAGGTCAGCGATGCAGAAGTTTTCTTTGATATGTAGGATTGTTGCAGGTGGTGCCCTTAAAATCTCATCTCTGAAGCACCTCAAATTCCACAGTGACTGCGCATGTTCATAGTTAATCAGAACTCAGAAGTTAGCACATGACAAAACATACTGCATGCAACTTTGTACTACCTGTATGATCACATGCAAGATAAACATGTCTTTGTCCTTGTTTTCTTTGTTGGGAACATCAATACTTGGCATTTCCTCAGCAGATTGGCCAGGAGTTACTGGATGATAAGAACACACAATCACCATGGATAGATCGGTTGGAGCTCTGCTTTCGTTGGTTTCCTTGTTCCCAGCGGGAGGCCTAGGTAGACGATGGGGAAGTCTTCAACTCGGCAAGAGAGGATGGATTCAACCAGAACTCGTTGTTCATTGCTGCACTGAATCGGTGTAATAGCGCTCTTGCAGAAGTTGGTTTTGAGTCCCGTTGCCTCACCAAAAAGAGTCAGCAATCTCTTGATAGTGTTGGCTTCAGTGGTTGTTGGCTTGAAGAACAGCACCGCGTCATCGGCATACACCGAGAGCAAATCTCTTCTTGCATTTAGAGGCGAAAGCAAACCAGCCAGCTTTGCCCGAGAAACCAAAGCTTGCAGAGCATCCATGACTAAGATAAAAAGCAACGGCGATAGAGGGTCGCCTTGTCTCAGTCCTCGAGCCGGTTTAATTGGATCTGACAGCACCCCGTTAATCAAAATGCTTGTTTCTTCAGTTAGGAGGGCAGCCGAGATCCATCTTCGCCAATTCGGGCCAAATCCCCTAAACTCCATCATTGACAGCAGAAAACCCCAAGAGACAGTGTCAAACGCTTTGGAAATGTCAAGCTTCAACATCATCGTTGCCTTCTTCTGCCGGTGGAATTGTTGCACCAGGCCCTTGACAAAAACAAAATTCTCGTGAATGCAGCGGCCCTTAATGAAGGCAGTTTGCGAGCAAGGGATTAGTGCTTCTAGCTTCGGCGCCAGTCGTTGTGCCATAATCTTTGCAGCCAACTTAGAGAAACTGTGCACCAAACTAATCGGCCTGTAATCCTTGAGCAGGATAGGCGATTCTGAACATGAGATTCACATCGTTCCCTGGCTTAAAGGCAGCCATAGGGTTGCTGCTGTGCCGGCGGTGGTACCGCCATTGGAGCCGGTGGTGTCCGCGGAGACAGCGCTGGGTACACCCACGACGGGCCTTCCGGACGCGGTGGACTCGGTTCACGGATGTGCTTCCCTAGGGGAAGCGAGTCTTCAGCGTCCTGCCACCGCGCCAGCGTGTTTAATGCTGGAGCATGCCGTGTTGCCGTTGGTGAGAAGGCTGTCTTTCGAAGAGTTCGAAATTTCGTCGGTGGAGTTGCCCTTAATGGCGGTGACGTCGGATACAGTGCTTGATCCGCTGGGCGGGAAGTCGCGGGGCGACTCGGCTAGCATTGGCGCGATTGCGACCGACGACGGGCCATCAAGGGAGCCGGCCTGGACAGTTCAAGAGGTGCTGGTAACTGAAGATGGGCTTGCAGCTGAGGATGGGCCTACGGATGGAGATGGGCCTGCAGACGGAGATGGGCTGTCAGCTATCGTGCTCCCGGCAACTGAAGATGGGCTCCTGGCCACTCCAGCGCGACTGACCAGGCCCGTTGGCCTGACGGAGTTTCCGTTAGTTTACAGCCGCCGCAGGTGTCCAGCCCAAGCGGTGGCCGTTGACCAGGGCGCTCTGGCAGCTGTCGGTCGTCGGGCACGCGAAGAGCGTGCGACTGATGAGAACGAGGCACCACCGGAGGTTCAAGCCAGAATCTCGGCCTTCATTTCGTCGATCTCCACCACACCGCCTCCATCCATCCTAGGGGGGCCGCCGGCCTCTGTCCCAGTCACTAGGACTCGACGCCGTGCAACTATCCTAGAAGGATTCACGCCATGGCGAAGCCCGCGGTTGGCTCTGCAGGGGAATGGGACACGGCGGCACACGATCTCCAAAGCCCAGAAGGTGACTATGAAGAAGTTGGGAATtattgaggaggaagaagaggcaaaCCAGGAAGCGGTTCAGGAATTCGAGAAGCTCTTTGATGAACCGCTGCCTCCGCATCATGTCCAGGCCATTGCAGAACTGTTGCAAATCGACATGGCCGCACCCCTTCAACCTCTGCCTGAAGTTCTTCCGGGGGTGGAGGTCGCGTCTCCGGCCTGATTGCTTTGTTTCCCTTTTCAGCTAATCTGAAGTGTGTCCAGTTCCCTATGTTAGGTTTTAGTTTCCTAGTGTGGAATGTAAGGGGTCTTAATAACCCTGCTAAGCGTGCGTTGGTGAAAGAGTCTGTAATCTCCTCTAGTTCCTCTGTCGTTTGTTTTCAGGAGTCCAAGTTGTCCGCTGTCAACCAGTCGCTAATTTATGAACTTTGTGGTCTGGATTTTGATGGGTTCGTGTTTTTGCCCGCTGAGGAGACTAGAGGGGGAGTAATAATTGCCTGGAAGAGTGCTCTGTTCCGAGGGGATGTGGTTCATATTGGCACTTGGTCTGTTACTGTTAATTTGTGCTGGTTGGCTGCTAACAGATCATGGTCCTTAACTTCAGTTTATGGGCCACAAGGTGATGAAGAAAAGCTTTTGTTTCTGGAAGAATTGTCAGTGATCCGGGAGATTTGTTTGGGGGAGTGGTTAATTGCGGGCAATTTCAACCTTATCGCTGCAGCAGAAGACAAGAACAACTCGAGGATTAATAGACGACTGTTGAATGCCTTCCGAAGCAAGATTAATGATTTAGAATTGAAGGAAATGTACATGTTTGGCAGACGCTATACCTGGAGCAGCGAACAAGCCAGACCAACTTTGGTGAAGCTGGACAGAATTCTTGTGACAACCTCCTGGGAAGATCTCTTTCCTGAGGCGCATCTGCAGGCTTTGAGCTCCTCAAACTCTGACCATTGCCCTCTTTTGCTGACATGTGGTGAGTTCAAACCTATCTCTAGGAGGTTTCGGTTTGAGACGTTTTGGACAAAATTAGATGGATTCATGGAAGTGGTGAAAGAATCTTGGGAGCGCAGTGTGGATAGCACCGACCCCTTTTGCATTCTGTATGTCAAGATGGCGCGGTTGAGTAAGATCTTGTCTAAGTGGGGTCAGAAGAAAATGAGTAATTTCAGGCTACAACTTCAGATTGCGAATGAAATCATTCTCCGTTTTGATGTGGCACAGGAAATTAGAATTCTATCTGACTTGGAGCGGCAGCTGCGAGCTGCGCTCAAAGGGCGCTGTTTGGCTCTTGCATCACTTGAAAGAATTAGGATTCGGCAGCGTGCCAGGGTCAGAAACCTTCGAGAGGGAGACGCCAGCACTGCTTACTTCTTCATGAAAATGAAATCACACCAAAGGAAATTGAAGATACTCTGGCTGGAGCATGATGGCGTCATTGCCACCACGCAGGAGGATATGGAACAGATGGCGAAGACCCATTTCGAATATGTGATGGGGGCCTCACAGGGTGATTTAAAACAAATCCTTTTCCAAGAAATTCATTTGGCTAGGGCAAACTTATCTGAGCTGGATGATGCCTTCACGGAGGAAGAGGTCTGGGCTACAATCAAGGCCATGCAGAATGAGAAATCCCCTGGTCCTGACGGCTTCACTGGCCTCTTCTATCAGAGATGCTGGGatgtaataaaaaaagaagTCCTAGAAGCTCTTCATAAATTTTGCACAGGCAACTCACAAAATCTTGAACTCTTGAATACGGCCATCATTACCCTTCTCCCGAAGAAAGATGCACCGACACTTTTGAAGGATTTCAGACCAATAAGTCTTATTCACAGCTTTGCTAAGCTCGCAACAAAGATTTTGGCCCTCAGGCTTGCCCCTCGCATGGATGAGCTGGTGGCTCACTCCCAGTCTGCCTTTATCAGAGGCCGTTCCATCCATGAGAATTTCATTTTTGTGAAGGGGTTGGCCACACAATTCCATCGAAATCACAAGGCGATGCTTCTTTTCACACTTGACATCTCGAAGGCCTTTGATTCAGTGTCTTGGAGCTTTCTGCTGAATATGCTGCGTTTTAGGGGGTTTGGGCCGAAATGGAGAAGCTGGGTGGCTGCCCTTTTCTTGACAGCTGAAACTAGGGTTGATCTGAATGGCGCCCTGGGTGAATCCTTCAAGCCGCAGAAAGGTTTACGGCAAGGAgaccctctctctcctctcctctttgtTTTGGTAATGGACACAATGCACTCAATGCTCTAGCAAACTACCACCATTGGCCTCATCGACAAAGTAAACTTGAGGAACCGAGCTCCAAACATATCGATCTATGCTGACGACGCTATTATCTTTCTTAAGCCGCTGGTTCATGAGGTGGAAGCGGTAAAAGCTCTGCTGAATCTGTTTGGGACTGCTACTGGGCTTCACATCAATTTCTCCAAGAGTGCCGTTACCCCCATAAGATGTGCTGAGTCTCAGAAGACATTGGCGCAGAACACTCTAGCCTGCAGATTGGAAGATTTCCCAATTACTTACCTCGGGCTACCTCTCTCGATCAGGAAGCCTACCAAAGCGGAGGTTCAACCCACTCTTGACAAGATGGCTAAGAAGGTTGCAGGTTGGAAACCCAAATTACTCTCACCTGACGGTAGACTATGCCTGATCAAATCAGTGTTGATGGCCATTCCGGTCCATTTCCTCTCTGTTCTACAGCTGCCTAGGTGGGCGATCAAAGAAATGGAAAGGCGCCGTCGCGTATTCTTGTGGAAGGGGCAGGAAGAGATTAATGGAGGGCACTGTCTTGTTGCTTGGAGGGATCTGTGCCGGCCAATTTCAAATGGCGGCCTTGGAATTAAAGACATCGATCTTTTTGGGAAAGCATTAAGGATGAAATGGGATTTCAAAAGACTGGAGCACAAAGATAGGCCATGGACAATGGCTGGTTGGGGGACGGACAGAGATCTTCAAGACATCATCAGCTCAACTGCAGTCCATATGCTAGGCGATGGATGTGACACGAACTTTTGGAGGGGAAATTGGCTTCCTGGCGACGGGAGCATCGCTAGCAGATGGCCCATCCTATTTTCTTTTGTGGGCAGAGCTAATCTAACAATAAGTCAGGGGTTATCCAATAATACTTGGGTTAGGAGACTGCAGGGCTCCTTGTCAGGAAGGGCGTTGCTCGATTATCTAGCCCTATGGGATGAACTGCAGCTGGTTCAGCTGCAGCAAGGGGTGGAGGATTCTATCCTTTGGAAGTTCTCAACCAATGGGCAATTCTCCGTTGCATCGGCCTATGAGTTTTTCTTCCTTACGGCAGTACGCTGCCCTTATGGGGAGATGATTTGGAAGGCTAGGGCACCAGCTCGGGTGAGATTCTTTATGTGGTTGATGGTGAAAAGTCGCTGCCTCACAGCGGACAACCTTGCTAAGCGCGGATGGCCACATGATCCTGCTTGCCCCTGTGTTTGACAGAGCTAGAAGACTGTGATCATCTCCTCTCCAAATGTTCCTTCACCATTAGAGTCTGGTCTTTGCTGAGGTCTTAGCTCAACGTGAGTTTTCCACCCCCAGGACGTCAAAATCTATCTCTGCCAGAATGGTGGCAGCTAGCGCGGTGCAGTTTTCAGACGCGCTACAGGCGTGCTTTTGACACCCTGTTCCTGCTGGTAAGCTGGTTAATATGGAAAGAACACAATGCTAGAGTCTTTGATCAAAAGAGCAAAACAGCAGAGCATCTAGTGGCAGACATCAAAGAGGAAGTAGCAGTTTGGAGAACTGCGGTGGTATTTGAAAGTTGTGAGGAGTAGCCCTAGCATTACCGcagtttttctttctttgcttccCCTCCCCACTCCTGTTTCCAGGGGTCTTAACCTCTGGACCGACAGTATAATGTCGTGTAAAATATGTACTTATTCCCCCTttcaatcttaatgaaatttggtcggCTCCTTCGCCGACCCGGCAAAAGATCAGTGGCGAAGTACATTGTCGGAAATGGCGAAAACACTGATTTTTGGACAGCAAACTGGACTGGGCACGGCTGCTTTGCTTGGCGATGGCCAACGCTGTTTTCTTATGTGGGGCGTGCTAGACTTTCAGTTGCTAAACCTTGTGCAACAACAAATGGGTCCGTGGTCTGCAGGGTGCACTATCCAATGAAGCAATGGGCGAATTTTTTCAGTTATGGGATGAGGTCCACGATTTCTCCCTGCTCCCATCGCCTGACGAGATCAGATGGAAGCTGACGGGCGACGGGAAATtctcggcggcgtcggcttATGATGTTTTCTTCATAGCTGCTGAGGACTGCCCCTATGGCGAGCTACTGTGGAGATCCAGGGCCCCCTCGCGTGTGCGTTTCTTCATGTGGCTTGCGTTGAAGGATCGATGTCTCACCGCCGACAATCTTGCGAAGCGAAATTGGCCGCACGACCCCCTCTGCTCGCTGTGTCAGAGAGAAGACGAGGATTGCCACCACTTGTTTGTAACCTGTCCTTTTACGGCGGAGGTATGGCGAAAGATCAGAAGATGGTGCAATGCAAACTTTGCAATCCCGGCAGACGGTGACAGCAGACTTGCTGACTGGTGGCTTGCAACGCGACGCCGTTTTCGGACGAGCTACAAAGTGGACTTCGACAGTGCCTTCATGTTAATTTGCTGGCTTATTTGGAAGGAACGAAATGCTAGAATTTTTCAGCATGTGTCGATGACCACGGAGCAAGTAGCCGAGAATATAAAAGAAGAAATCGCGGTGTGGAGGGTAGCTGGGATCTTCTCCCAATTCGGCGAGTAATCGTTGTTGTATTGTCTCTTTCTCTTTCGCTTGTTCACGCTGTTTGTAATGTCGCTGTaatattcctttgtttttctccCCAATCTTAAGAAATTGGTCAGCCAATCTTTGGCTGACCCGGCAAAAAAAACCATGGATAGATCATGTAATTACAAAGAGATTACTATGTTCACATTAACAAAGAAATCACAGATACAACTGATAATTGTGAAATTTATATTTTTGACAGAAACGACGGTGGGCTTACGCCAGCCTGAAcctttatattaatatattcgTAAGCAATATTACAATGTGATTGAAAAAGAGTTACAgggggacaggaggaggaaacGGAATTAGGAACTGGAAAAAGCTAAGAACCTACGGCCCTATTCAACCAAGGCTTGATGGACCATCGTTTTGCAGCTCCAGTCCAGTGCAGCACATCATCCACGCAGCACCAGGCGGTTTGACTGGTTTGTTCGTCGACATTGTTTAAGACCTTGTTGTTGCGACATTTCCAAATGTTCCAAGGGATGCACACCAAAATCGTTCAAGGGATCGAAGGAGGGCTGGCAGGGAGTGCAGGAAGGATTGTCGTTCAGAGATGCTCCAAGGCAGGGAGGTAGGCAAGAGACACATCAAAGCCAAGAAAGGACCATAGCGCTCTGACTTTAGAGCATCGAAGAAACAGGTGTTCTACACTTCCACGCTCTCCGGTACAGGGCAGAAAAGGGTATCGAGGATAGGCGACGGTCCCTCTTTTGTGTCATCATTCATTGGTGTAGTGCCGCTGACGTTTGGTAGGAGCAGAATTCACCCAGACAGCAGGCGCCAAATAAATTACTATGTTCACATTGACAAATAAATCAGAGGTACA
The Oryza sativa Japonica Group chromosome 6, ASM3414082v1 DNA segment above includes these coding regions:
- the LOC112939426 gene encoding uncharacterized protein, with product MLGFSFLVWNVRGLNNPAKRALVKESVISSSSSVVCFQESKLSAVNQSLIYELCGLDFDGFVFLPAEETRGGVIIAWKSALFRGDVVHIGTWSVTVNLCWLAANRSWSLTSVYGPQGDEEKLLFLEELSVIREICLGEWLIAGNFNLIAAAEDKNNSRINRRLLNAFRSKINDLELKEMYMFGRRYTWSSEQARPTLVKLDRILVTTSWEDLFPEAHLQALSSSNSDHCPLLLTCGEFKPISRRFRFETFWTKLDGFMEVVKESWERSVDSTDPFCILYVKMARLSKILSKWGQKKMSNFRLQLQIANEIILRFDVAQEIRILSDLERQLRAALKGRCLALASLERIRIRQRARVRNLREGDASTAYFFMKMKSHQRKLKILWLEHDGVIATTQEDMEQMAKTHFEYVMGASQGDLKQILFQEIHLARANLSELDDAFTEEEVWATIKAMQNEKSPGPDGFTGLFYQRCWDVIKKEVLEALHKFCTGNSQNLELLNTAIITLLPKKDAPTLLKDFRPISLIHSFAKLATKILALRLAPRMDELVAHSQSAFIRGRSIHENFIFVKGLATQFHRNHKAMLLFTLDISKAFDSVSWSFLLNMLRFRGFGPKWRSWVAALFLTAETRVDLNGALGESFKPQKGLRQGDPLSPLLFVLVMDTMHSML
- the LOC112936023 gene encoding uncharacterized protein, whose product is MSEGRPVPRRESPWGLPEGDKREPKAHRCNDRAEDVVQACFEGNPFKTVPGPFKLFWQCMRSKPGEEPTEPYTYLQLDPPKRAEVKLE